One segment of Peromyscus leucopus breed LL Stock chromosome 5, UCI_PerLeu_2.1, whole genome shotgun sequence DNA contains the following:
- the Fam89a gene encoding protein FAM89A, which yields MSGAGSAGTARGLRVEGLPPLPKSLSGLLHSAAGGAAGGWRHLERLYAQKSRIQDELSRGGAGGGGARTSGTRTKPPNLDAALALLRKEMVGLRQLDMSLLCQLYSLYESIQEYKGACQAASSLDCTYALENGFFDDEEDFQEQGSLQEDQGRGPPRDLSLPVTHLSNSDWILESI from the exons ATGAGCGGGGCAGGGTCCGCGGGCACGGCCCGGGGGCTGCGGGTAGAGGGGCTGCCGCCGCTACCCAAAAGCCTGAGCGGGCTGTTGCACTCGGCGGCGGGTGGCGCGGCGGGCGGCTGGCGGCACCTGGAGCGGCTGTACGCGCAGAAGTCGCGCATCCAGGACGAGCTGAGCCGAGGgggcgcgggcggcggcggggcgAGGACTTCGGGCACGCGGACCAAGCCCCCCAACCTGGACGCTGCGCTGGCGCTGTTGCGCAAGGAGATG GTCGGCCTCCGACAGCTCGACATGTCCTTGCTCTGCCAGCTGTACAGCCTCTACGAGTCCATTCAGGAGTACAAGGGAGCTTGCCAGGCCGCCTCCAGCCTGGACTGCACCTATGCATTGGAGAATGGCTTCTTCGATGACGAGGAGGACTTCCAGGAGCAGGGCTCTCTCCAAGAAGACCAGGGCCGAGGCCCTCCCCGGGACTTGTCGCTGCCCGTTACCCATCTCTCCAACAGTGACTGGATTCTGGAGTCCATCTAG